In Crocosphaera sp. UHCC 0190, the genomic stretch TCGACAAATTGGACAGTACACCCCCGCAGAGAAACTGTTGCTGAAAGAAAATTTAATACCTCTACTAAAACTTCATCTGTTGTCACAATTTCAACATTTTTAAGGGAGGCAGTAACTTCTATCACTCCTTGATGCCAATTATCTTTTTTGTTGATTAAAGCCACCCAATAAAAAGTGTCTGCAAAAATTTGTTTCATTAACTTTTCTTAGGAGTTCCATAAAGATAATGATCATGTTCTTCTGCCCCGTCAATAGGAAGATTGTCAAGTTGTACTTCTCTTAAATCGTACTTGTTAACCATGTTTAAAATTGATTCTCCTGTTGTTTCTTGGGAGACTTCAGAAGAAATCAGATGAGTTTGCAGGGTATCTTTGACTCGATTTAGCACCCCATCTAGAGAGCTATCTTGGTAATCAATCGGCTCTAATTCAGGAAAATTAACTGAATATCCATTACTATTCTTGGAGATGACAATACTAATTTTATTAACCATTTTCAAACATCCTAGACAACTCTATTGATCAAGTTTTTACCTTTTCTATTATATCACAATAAATCTTGAGAATTAATCCAACATTTTCAGCTAATTAAGTAAAAAAAAAGATTGACAATTTTTATATTTATCTGGGAAATTATGGCGATTGTCAACCGATTGACGAGGGAATATCCATCTACTAAAACGAGGGACTGTGCGCCCTCAAAATTTAGGCAAGTTCTGAGTTTAAAAATCGACGAATCAAACCGATAGTGACCGCAGGTAGTTCCAGTTGCGGGGTAAGACCAACTTCTTCTATTACTAGAAAAGCTTTAATAGCTGTTGGATTCATTTGTGCTAATCGTCGTCCAATGTCAGGGCCAGTAAACTGAGATTTTTGTCCCCAAATAATGGCAGTCGGAACAGTCAGTTGTTCGATATATTGGGAGAGGTCAAAGCATAAATCCCCTCGCACAAAAGAAAGCGCACTATATTCAGCCAAGGGTTTTTGAGCCGATGCCAAATAAGCCGATACGATTTCGGGATAAACTCGCTCAGGGCAAGCAAACTGACGCTGTTCCAAAAAGTTACGAATTCCCAACTCGTTGGCCACCCCAAAATCATAGATAAAGCGATCTAGAATAGGGGTACTGACCAATTGAGCAAAAAAGCTGCGCCTGTAGTCTGAGCCAAAATCAGAAAGCCCTGCCGGAGTCGTCAAAATCAAGGACTTGAATAGTTCAGGGCGAGCGATGGCCACTCGAATCGTCAAAGCGGCGGTCAAAGATGAAGCAATCACTGTTACTGGTTGGTCGCAAGTCTTTTCTAAAAATTCGGTAATCGTGGTTAAATAATCATCAATGTGGTAGTTTCGCTCCAGGTGTGACGATTCTCCCCATCCAATCAAATCGGGTGCCAAAATACGATATGCGCTGGCAAAAGCCGGATAAACTTTAGACCATTCGTAGGCGGAGGAACCTCCCCCAAAACCATGTAGGAAGACTAAGGTGGGGCTGCTTGGTGAACTTTCTGACCTTGAGAGCCAAGGAACACCATCGGCGGTGTAATATACCATCTTTCCAAGGCTGGTGGTCACAGAATGCTGGCTTACTCCAGGGATATTTAACATAGTTTGTCAGGGGATTAAAGATTAAAGGATTGCAGATTAAAGATTAAAGTCTCAGTTCTATTTAATTTATAGGTTCTAAACGAATTAATTGGTGAAGGCCATCGCCAACCAAAAACGGCATTTCGCTCCAATTGTACTACGGGATAGCCATCGCCCTTTTTTCTTCCTTGCGGAAGATTCCTTGTTGAATTTATCGACGAGGAATCTTCCGAAGACATGAATAATATCCAAACACAATCAATCCTAACGGTTCCCAACCAATTATTATCGTTATTGCATAACGATAATCCCATCATTTCTAACCAATTATCATTCGTGATGAATGCCGAATTTGGAGGAACTGATGCACAGGGACTATGGAATTGGCGATTAGCTTATGATCTGCTTGAAGCGGCTTTAGTTTTGTGGGTAAGAGAAGCTCCAACCGTCAACCTCAAAACGTTAACCGAGTTGATGGCAAAGCTTCCCACTCAATCAAG encodes the following:
- a CDS encoding alpha/beta hydrolase — translated: MLNIPGVSQHSVTTSLGKMVYYTADGVPWLSRSESSPSSPTLVFLHGFGGGSSAYEWSKVYPAFASAYRILAPDLIGWGESSHLERNYHIDDYLTTITEFLEKTCDQPVTVIASSLTAALTIRVAIARPELFKSLILTTPAGLSDFGSDYRRSFFAQLVSTPILDRFIYDFGVANELGIRNFLEQRQFACPERVYPEIVSAYLASAQKPLAEYSALSFVRGDLCFDLSQYIEQLTVPTAIIWGQKSQFTGPDIGRRLAQMNPTAIKAFLVIEEVGLTPQLELPAVTIGLIRRFLNSELA